Within the Staphylococcus argenteus genome, the region ACGTGCAGCTTCTGATTTCTTTTTACGTTTTACGCTTGGTTTTTCGTAAAATTCACGTTTACGTACTTCTTGGATTGTTCCACTTTTAGAAACTGAACGTTTAAATCTACGTAACGCAT harbors:
- the rpsU gene encoding 30S ribosomal protein S21, giving the protein MSKTVVRKNESLEDALRRFKRSVSKSGTIQEVRKREFYEKPSVKRKKKSEAARKRKFK